The Candidatus Methylomirabilota bacterium genome contains the following window.
TGGGTAATGCCCCTGTCGCAGGCGTAGCACAAGGCATCAGCCAGGATCAGTCGCCCCTCGGCGTCGGTGTTGATCACCTCGATTGTTTTGCCATTCATGGCCTTGACGATATCCCCAGGGCGCTGGGCTGTTCCGCTGGGCAGGTTCTCGGTCGCCGGCACGATGGCTGTCGCATCCACCGGCAGCTTCAACTCCGCAATCCCCTTGATCGCTGCGAGGACCACCGCCCCGCCGGCCATATCGCCCTTCATCGCCTCCATCCCCTCGCTCGGCTTGATTGAGATTCCTCCGGAATCGAATGTGAGCCCTTTGCCCACCAGACCGAGGCGTGGACCGGTCCCTTTTCCTTTCTTCCCCTTGTAACTGACCTCAATCAGCTTCGGGGGCTCCTGGCTGCCCTGAGCCACTCCCAGCAGCGCCCCCATACCGAGCTTCTTCATATCGGCGCGGTCCAGGATTTTGATGGTGAGCCCAGACCCGCTCGCCATCGTCTTGGCCCGTACTGCCAGTTCCGAAGGGGTCAGCGTATTCGCCGGCTCATTCACCAAGTCGCGGGCAAAGCTCACGGCCTCAGCCAGGATCCGGCCGCAACGCACCCCCTCCTGCATTGTGGAGACCTTGGCGCTGTCGCGCTCCAGCAACGTCAGCTTTTGCACGACCTTCTCCCCGTTCTCGTCCGGTTTCTTATATTTATCAAATCGATAGAGGCCCAATAACGCTCCTTCAGTCACCGCACATGCCGCCTGGCCGGCGTCCAGCCCTCCGATACCGGCGCCGTGAACGATGGACCCCACCGTCCGCGCCCCCACCCCGCGCAAATAGCGCATCGCCTCCGCCGAGGCCGAGCGTACCCGATCTAGGGTAAACTCCTCCTGCTTGCCCAGTCCAATCACCAGAACCCGGGTTACCGGAAGCTGCCCGGTAGTATGCAGCAGGAGCCGCTCATGCAGTTTGCCTTTGAACTCCTGCCGGCGGATGGCGGCGGTGATCGACCCGCCGAGCGCTTGGTCCACTGCGCCGGTCGCCCCGCCGGGACGCTCCGCCCCCTCGAAGAGATTCACGATAAGCGTATCCCCTTTATAGGACAGCAGATCCTGTGCCTTGATCTCTACCTTCACTCGATCACTCCTTTCAAAGGCCACACCCACCTCGATGGCGCAAAAATAGGAGGGATGGCGACTGTGCCACCCCTCTCTCTTCGCGCCACCGTCGGTACGGCTATCCTCTCAGTGATTCTCCATCCCTCTATATCCCCATACCGGCATTCGGCGGACCGAGTCAGGGCGAGTGAAACCCGCCCCTATTTACGACAAACCGATCAGCTCATCCACACGCGGATCCCAGGGCTTGAACGGATCCTTACAGAGAATGGTACGCTGATACCGATCGTTCAGCTTCAGGTAACTCCAGCCCACATCGTACGACTTATTCTTCTCATTTGCGTACTTGATAAAGTCGCTTCGCACCTTGGCCCTGGTCGTCTGCGGCGGCGTCGTCATAGCCGTCTCGATCTCATCCTCCGTAATCACTCGATCGATCAACTCGTCCTGCAGCATGAGATAGTACAGCCCGCGGGTCC
Protein-coding sequences here:
- a CDS encoding proteasome accessory factor PafA2 family protein; translation: ADLLEKWQYVLDKLAEDPMTLNRELDWVIKHGLITSYINRKGCSFDDQRVFMLDLQYHDIKRTRGLYYLMLQDELIDRVITEDEIETAMTTPPQTTRAKVRSDFIKYANEKNKSYDVGWSYLKLNDRYQRTILCKDPFKPWDPRVDELIGLS
- a CDS encoding leucyl aminopeptidase, with the translated sequence MKVEIKAQDLLSYKGDTLIVNLFEGAERPGGATGAVDQALGGSITAAIRRQEFKGKLHERLLLHTTGQLPVTRVLVIGLGKQEEFTLDRVRSASAEAMRYLRGVGARTVGSIVHGAGIGGLDAGQAACAVTEGALLGLYRFDKYKKPDENGEKVVQKLTLLERDSAKVSTMQEGVRCGRILAEAVSFARDLVNEPANTLTPSELAVRAKTMASGSGLTIKILDRADMKKLGMGALLGVAQGSQEPPKLIEVSYKGKKGKGTGPRLGLVGKGLTFDSGGISIKPSEGMEAMKGDMAGGAVVLAAIKGIAELKLPVDATAIVPATENLPSGTAQRPGDIVKAMNGKTIEVINTDAEGRLILADALCYACDRGITHLVDVATLTGACVIALGSVRTGAFTNNPELMQRVKQASEAASEKIWELPMDDEYGEQIKSDCADMKNIGGRKAGPITGAKLLANFVGKTPWVHLDIAGTSQTEKDCGYQVKGATGAMVRTLIYFAMSFDETGKS